From a region of the Hymenobacter jejuensis genome:
- a CDS encoding carboxypeptidase-like regulatory domain-containing protein, which translates to MPAAVHAQAPVEQRVPATKTDSNLVPLLTEEPIVLRGRVIDQQENQPLPGVTVLLKGTQIGVASGADGTFELAIPQEMRLAQGDDLVVVISSVGYERKEIPVKDFSSGTLLFALDSRALTGLTVVTVGSLIVYKPWPWHPRALWNRIRYAFSR; encoded by the coding sequence ATGCCTGCCGCTGTGCACGCGCAAGCGCCAGTAGAGCAGCGCGTTCCGGCAACCAAAACTGACTCGAACTTAGTACCGCTGCTTACTGAAGAGCCAATCGTGCTTCGGGGACGCGTCATCGACCAGCAGGAAAACCAGCCGTTGCCCGGCGTCACAGTTCTGCTGAAAGGCACGCAAATCGGCGTTGCTTCCGGCGCCGATGGCACGTTCGAGCTGGCTATTCCTCAAGAGATGAGGCTGGCACAGGGAGATGATTTGGTAGTAGTGATCTCGAGCGTCGGCTACGAAAGGAAGGAGATCCCGGTTAAGGATTTTTCCAGTGGCACCTTATTATTCGCACTCGATAGCAGAGCTTTAACCGGTTTGACTGTGGTTACTGTAGGCAGCTTGATCGTGTACAAACCCTGGCCTTGGCATCCGCGGGCACTTTGGAATCGCATCCGCTATGCGTTTAGCCGTTGA
- a CDS encoding ArsR/SmtB family transcription factor gives MKPLLSRVESKKVDKAAAMLKVLAHPKRLAIVDLLGKEDKMTVTEIYRSLDLPQAIASQHLITLKDRGILSSFKVGTKIYYSLSIPKLLDVIDSLEDCCDTL, from the coding sequence ATGAAACCTTTGCTTTCGCGCGTAGAATCCAAGAAAGTAGATAAGGCTGCCGCAATGCTCAAGGTGCTCGCTCATCCCAAGCGCCTTGCTATTGTAGACTTGTTGGGCAAAGAAGACAAAATGACCGTAACGGAGATCTATCGTTCGCTAGATTTGCCTCAGGCCATTGCTTCCCAGCACCTCATTACCCTGAAAGACCGCGGCATTCTGTCGTCGTTCAAGGTGGGCACCAAAATCTATTATTCGCTCTCCATCCCCAAGCTGCTCGATGTGATCGACTCACTCGAAGACTGCTGCGACACGCTGTAG
- a CDS encoding DMT family transporter, producing MPSTTTAPASPTVTTPHGAPLTAWILLIILACIWGTSFILMKKGLEVFSPLELGATRVSVAALLLLPFALRHVRRVERSRFKYLLLSGVVGTFIPAFLFAYAETKLASGLAGVLNALTVVFTLLMGALFFGQRITPLRALGIGAGLLGTVVLMGLGGSGGEATPTGVGNAWYGLYIVLATLGYGLSVNVIKHHFQGMTSIAVTSLLLMLIGGPALIYLLGFTDFVHKLATVAGAWQAFGYIALLATMSTAVAMVLFNKLIRESTALFASSNTYLVPIVALGWGLLDGETINLMHCLGMVIILAGVFIINRAK from the coding sequence ATGCCCTCCACCACTACTGCGCCTGCGTCGCCCACAGTGACTACGCCCCACGGCGCGCCACTCACGGCTTGGATACTGCTGATTATTCTGGCTTGCATCTGGGGTACTTCTTTCATTCTGATGAAGAAGGGCTTGGAGGTGTTTTCGCCGTTGGAACTGGGTGCAACGCGAGTGAGCGTGGCGGCACTGCTTCTGCTGCCGTTTGCGCTACGTCATGTTCGCCGCGTCGAGCGCAGCCGATTTAAGTACTTGTTGCTCAGTGGCGTAGTCGGTACGTTTATTCCGGCTTTCCTTTTCGCATATGCCGAAACCAAGCTCGCGTCGGGCCTGGCCGGCGTGCTCAACGCCCTGACGGTGGTGTTCACGTTGCTGATGGGCGCCCTGTTTTTCGGGCAGCGCATCACGCCTTTGCGGGCCTTAGGCATTGGAGCGGGACTGCTGGGTACGGTTGTGTTGATGGGGCTGGGCGGTAGCGGTGGCGAGGCCACGCCAACGGGCGTTGGCAATGCGTGGTATGGCCTCTACATCGTGCTGGCAACGCTGGGTTATGGCCTGAGCGTCAACGTGATTAAGCACCATTTTCAGGGCATGACCTCAATCGCCGTGACGAGTTTGCTGCTCATGCTTATCGGCGGGCCGGCCTTGATTTACCTACTGGGCTTCACCGATTTTGTGCACAAACTGGCGACCGTTGCGGGCGCGTGGCAGGCTTTCGGCTACATCGCGCTGCTAGCTACCATGAGTACGGCCGTAGCGATGGTGCTGTTTAACAAGCTTATCCGCGAATCGACGGCCCTGTTTGCCAGTTCCAATACGTACTTGGTGCCCATTGTGGCGCTGGGCTGGGGCCTGCTCGACGGCGAAACCATCAACCTCATGCATTGCTTGGGCATGGTCATTATTCTGGCGGGCGTTTTTATCATCAACCGCGCCAAATAG
- a CDS encoding lipocalin family protein has translation MKNLLLFALTLFLATACALKPTNKFDVFTELAQLPKEEAPHLRNSLEWWYFTGHLKDKESGKLYGVEYVFFHFNPNGKQDWQMVNFALTDPQTQQFRYDYKVSKLPGVLPATLPIDLSIQKQAQDWQLTGQEGTYHLQARMAAHAGSAIDLQTKPAKPILLHAGTGFENYGGLAKAGYYSYPRLATTGTLEIDGKVRHVEGELWYDRQWNCNSVMAKDTGWDWFSIQLDEPRSDLMLYTLYNRATGQSIGGGSHNSARSENTHLSQEDFQLETLAYWTSPHSKQRYPAKWRVRVPKQGYELTIEPLVPDQELGIKLLPGIKMHYWEGMCRVTGTHNGKPVTGTSYVEITNRKESKQQQKAVEAITTLQ, from the coding sequence ATGAAGAATTTGCTGCTCTTTGCCCTTACGCTTTTCTTGGCCACCGCTTGTGCCCTTAAGCCTACCAACAAGTTTGATGTTTTTACGGAGTTGGCGCAGTTACCGAAGGAAGAAGCGCCGCACCTGCGTAACTCCTTGGAATGGTGGTACTTCACAGGACACCTAAAGGATAAAGAATCGGGCAAACTCTACGGGGTAGAGTATGTGTTTTTCCACTTCAACCCCAACGGCAAGCAGGATTGGCAGATGGTAAACTTTGCCCTCACCGATCCGCAAACCCAGCAGTTTCGCTACGACTACAAAGTCAGCAAGCTGCCGGGCGTGCTTCCGGCTACCTTGCCCATCGACCTGAGCATCCAAAAGCAGGCACAAGACTGGCAGCTCACGGGGCAAGAAGGCACGTATCATTTGCAGGCGCGCATGGCCGCCCACGCCGGCTCGGCTATTGATTTACAGACCAAGCCGGCCAAGCCCATTTTGCTGCACGCGGGCACGGGCTTCGAAAACTACGGTGGCCTTGCCAAAGCTGGCTACTACAGCTATCCGCGCCTTGCCACTACGGGCACCCTGGAGATAGACGGCAAAGTCCGCCACGTGGAAGGCGAGCTGTGGTATGACCGCCAATGGAACTGTAACTCCGTGATGGCTAAGGATACCGGCTGGGATTGGTTTTCCATCCAACTCGACGAGCCCCGCTCCGATTTGATGCTTTATACGCTTTACAACCGCGCCACGGGCCAAAGCATCGGCGGCGGTTCGCACAACTCGGCCCGCTCCGAGAATACGCACCTGAGCCAAGAGGATTTTCAACTCGAAACGCTCGCTTACTGGACGAGCCCGCACTCCAAGCAACGCTACCCGGCCAAGTGGCGCGTCCGCGTCCCGAAGCAAGGCTACGAGCTGACCATCGAGCCGCTCGTACCCGACCAAGAGCTGGGAATCAAGCTGTTGCCGGGCATCAAGATGCATTACTGGGAGGGCATGTGCCGCGTCACGGGCACCCACAACGGCAAACCCGTAACCGGCACAAGCTATGTGGAGATCACCAACCGCAAGGAGAGCAAGCAACAGCAAAAAGCGGTAGAGGCCATTACCACCCTACAGTAA
- a CDS encoding SMP-30/gluconolactonase/LRE family protein → MLTTRAAHAQQDPQAFYQATMQARDTGDFVRYRDGLRQMLGDNGTQPFLLYKLAGAYALLGDTAAARTTLLKLVQQGVSYPLAQDADFASLHASPAYPALIQQFAGNRAVVGNSTVAFTVPQPDLIPEGLAYDPRRGDFYLSSIYRHKVVRIDKSGQAHDFTTDAQDGLGGTLGMKVDSRRKRLWVCSLAGPEAAPAEQGRTALYQYKLRNGRLVRRYEPEKNRNGHLFNDLAIGPKGEVYVTDSRAGTVYRLKKRGKVLEPWLPAETLVYPNGISLSADNKRVYVADFRGITAIDVATGAIKALWTPEGLSTGGVDGLYTYGNSLIAIQNQNPERVVQFLLSPNGDTVQTQQVLEANRPEYRIPTTGTLYGNEFWYIANSQLRAIDERGKLRRSTELLNPTILRLTLPAKP, encoded by the coding sequence TTGTTGACCACACGTGCCGCCCACGCGCAGCAAGATCCGCAGGCGTTTTATCAAGCCACCATGCAGGCCCGCGACACCGGCGACTTTGTGCGCTACCGCGATGGGCTACGCCAAATGCTAGGCGACAACGGCACGCAGCCCTTTTTACTCTACAAACTGGCCGGTGCTTATGCCCTGCTAGGCGACACAGCCGCGGCCCGCACAACGCTTCTGAAGCTGGTACAGCAGGGCGTCAGCTATCCGCTGGCCCAGGACGCCGACTTTGCCAGTCTGCACGCAAGCCCGGCGTATCCGGCTCTGATACAGCAATTTGCCGGCAACCGTGCCGTAGTCGGCAATAGCACCGTAGCGTTCACGGTGCCACAGCCCGACCTGATTCCGGAAGGCTTGGCGTACGATCCGCGCCGGGGCGACTTTTACCTCAGCAGCATCTACCGGCACAAAGTGGTGCGCATCGACAAAAGCGGCCAAGCGCACGACTTCACCACTGATGCACAGGATGGTTTGGGCGGTACGCTGGGCATGAAAGTCGATAGTCGTCGCAAACGCCTGTGGGTGTGCTCGCTGGCCGGGCCAGAAGCCGCCCCCGCCGAGCAAGGCCGTACGGCTCTCTACCAATACAAGCTCCGCAACGGCCGGCTTGTGCGGCGTTACGAGCCAGAAAAGAACCGCAATGGTCATTTGTTCAATGACTTAGCCATCGGACCAAAGGGCGAAGTATACGTCACTGACAGCCGCGCCGGTACGGTGTACCGTCTCAAAAAGCGTGGCAAAGTGCTAGAGCCGTGGTTACCCGCCGAAACCCTCGTGTACCCCAACGGCATCAGCCTGTCGGCGGATAATAAGCGCGTGTATGTGGCTGATTTTCGGGGAATTACAGCCATCGACGTAGCCACCGGTGCCATAAAGGCCCTCTGGACGCCCGAGGGACTTTCGACGGGAGGCGTCGATGGCCTTTATACGTACGGTAACTCGCTGATCGCCATTCAGAACCAAAATCCAGAGCGGGTCGTGCAGTTTCTGCTCAGCCCCAACGGCGATACTGTGCAAACTCAGCAAGTGCTGGAAGCCAACCGCCCTGAATACCGCATTCCGACCACCGGCACGCTCTACGGCAACGAGTTCTGGTACATTGCCAACAGCCAATTGCGAGCCATTGACGAGCGCGGAAAACTGCGCCGCAGCACCGAATTACTTAACCCAACTATTCTGCGCCTGACGTTGCCGGCAAAGCCTTGA
- a CDS encoding sensor histidine kinase, protein MISPSIPSFIPVHDQKSRIKLLIIVGACLIAAATVVYTNILVQRLSEREKHAIDLYAKAQRYLINTEQESDIRFIYDEIISANTTIPVILTGSEGDIQGAENVNIPPGLSEKETIRFLRGEIEEMKSQHPPIVVELGAGLRTYIYYKDSLLLTQLRFYPLVQLAIIACLGVIAYFAFSYSRRAEQNRVWVGLAKETAHQLGTPLSSLMAWHSYLKETERFKDEPIIEELGKDVKRLEIITERFSNIGSVPVLKDENILQVTKNAIAYLQSRVSKKVTIEIKTDLPTDTPAKVNIPLFDWVVENICKNAIDAMDGKGSITLHLRRPVRNKTQIAIDITDTGKGIPKSKLESVFQPGYTTKKRGWGLGLALAKRIIENYHQGRLFVKWSEVGKGTTFRILLNS, encoded by the coding sequence ATGATTTCACCGAGTATCCCGTCTTTCATCCCGGTTCACGACCAGAAATCCCGCATCAAGCTGCTGATTATTGTCGGGGCGTGCCTCATTGCGGCGGCTACGGTCGTGTACACCAACATTCTGGTGCAGCGCCTTTCAGAGCGCGAAAAACACGCTATCGATCTGTATGCCAAGGCCCAGCGCTACCTCATCAACACGGAGCAGGAGTCGGACATCCGCTTTATCTACGACGAGATCATCTCGGCTAACACCACCATTCCCGTTATCCTGACGGGCAGCGAAGGCGATATCCAAGGGGCTGAGAATGTGAACATTCCGCCGGGCCTGTCGGAAAAGGAGACCATCAGGTTTTTGCGCGGCGAAATCGAGGAGATGAAAAGCCAGCACCCGCCCATTGTGGTGGAGTTGGGAGCGGGGCTACGTACCTACATCTACTATAAAGACTCGTTGTTGCTCACGCAGTTGCGGTTTTATCCGCTGGTACAACTGGCTATTATTGCCTGCCTGGGCGTGATCGCGTATTTCGCGTTCAGCTACTCGCGCCGGGCCGAGCAAAACCGGGTGTGGGTGGGTCTGGCCAAGGAAACGGCTCACCAGCTTGGCACGCCGCTGTCCAGCCTGATGGCGTGGCATTCGTACTTGAAAGAAACAGAACGCTTTAAGGATGAGCCGATTATCGAGGAGCTAGGCAAGGACGTAAAGCGACTCGAAATCATCACGGAGCGCTTTTCCAACATCGGTTCGGTGCCGGTACTCAAGGACGAGAACATTCTGCAGGTCACCAAAAATGCCATTGCCTACCTGCAAAGCCGCGTTTCGAAGAAAGTGACCATCGAAATCAAGACTGATCTGCCCACCGACACGCCGGCCAAAGTCAACATTCCGCTCTTCGATTGGGTGGTGGAAAACATCTGCAAAAACGCCATCGACGCCATGGATGGCAAGGGCAGTATTACGCTGCACCTGCGCCGGCCGGTCCGCAACAAAACCCAGATTGCCATCGACATCACCGATACGGGCAAGGGCATTCCGAAGAGCAAGCTGGAAAGCGTATTCCAGCCGGGTTACACCACCAAAAAGCGCGGCTGGGGCCTGGGGCTAGCGTTGGCCAAACGTATTATTGAGAACTACCACCAAGGCCGCCTCTTCGTGAAGTGGTCGGAGGTAGGCAAAGGGACTACTTTCCGTATTTTGCTAAACTCATGA
- a CDS encoding Glu/Leu/Phe/Val dehydrogenase dimerization domain-containing protein: MKNLLAKFENKRPEIVFEWKDAETEAEGWVVINSLRGGAAGGGTRMRKGLDKREVESLAKTMEVKFTVSGPAIGGAKSGINFDPLDPRKRGVLERWYRAVIPLLKSYYGTGGDLNVDEIHDVIPITEDYGLWHPQEGIVNGHYRATEPQKIQKLGQLRQGVVKVIEDAQFTPDLSRKYTVADLITGYGVAEAVRHYYELWGSGDVRGKRAIIQGWGNVGAAAAYYLALQGARITGIIDRAGGLLKPDGFSLDEIRELFLSRNGNNLTSNELLSFSEIDQRIWSSGAEIFIPAAASRLVTRDQIEQLLSGGLEVISCGANVPFADPEIFFGPTGEYADQHTTVIPDFIANCGMARVFAYLMETNAEITDKAIFGDTSRIIRRALERTRQQGNSRTGVAQKSFEMALRELV; the protein is encoded by the coding sequence ATGAAAAACCTGCTGGCAAAATTTGAAAATAAACGTCCGGAAATCGTCTTCGAATGGAAAGACGCTGAAACTGAGGCAGAAGGATGGGTAGTCATTAACTCTCTGCGCGGCGGGGCAGCCGGCGGCGGTACGCGCATGCGCAAAGGCCTCGACAAGCGCGAAGTAGAAAGCCTAGCCAAAACCATGGAGGTAAAATTCACCGTTTCAGGGCCGGCAATCGGGGGCGCCAAGTCGGGCATTAACTTCGACCCGCTAGACCCGCGCAAACGCGGCGTGCTCGAGCGCTGGTATCGGGCCGTTATTCCGCTGCTCAAAAGCTATTACGGCACCGGCGGCGACCTGAACGTGGACGAAATTCACGACGTAATCCCGATTACTGAAGACTACGGCCTGTGGCACCCGCAGGAAGGCATCGTGAACGGGCACTACCGCGCCACCGAGCCCCAAAAGATTCAGAAGCTGGGGCAATTGCGCCAAGGCGTGGTGAAAGTGATTGAAGACGCACAGTTTACGCCTGACCTGAGCCGCAAATACACAGTCGCGGACCTCATTACGGGCTACGGCGTGGCCGAAGCCGTGCGACATTACTACGAGCTGTGGGGCAGCGGCGATGTGCGCGGCAAGCGGGCCATTATTCAGGGGTGGGGCAATGTGGGCGCGGCCGCTGCTTACTACTTGGCCTTGCAGGGCGCCCGCATCACGGGCATCATCGACCGGGCCGGCGGGCTGCTGAAGCCGGATGGCTTTTCGCTCGACGAGATCCGGGAGCTGTTTCTGAGCCGCAATGGCAATAACTTGACTAGCAATGAGTTGCTTTCATTTTCAGAAATCGACCAACGCATTTGGTCTTCCGGCGCGGAGATTTTTATTCCGGCGGCCGCTTCTCGCCTCGTCACACGCGATCAGATTGAGCAGCTGCTCAGCGGTGGCTTGGAAGTCATTTCGTGCGGCGCCAACGTCCCCTTTGCCGACCCCGAAATCTTCTTCGGCCCCACGGGCGAATACGCCGACCAACACACCACCGTCATTCCCGATTTTATCGCCAACTGCGGCATGGCCCGCGTGTTTGCGTATCTGATGGAAACCAACGCCGAAATCACCGACAAAGCCATTTTCGGCGACACCTCCCGAATCATCCGGCGCGCCTTAGAACGTACTCGCCAACAGGGCAATAGCCGCACCGGCGTTGCCCAAAAATCGTTTGAGATGGCCCTACGCGAACTGGTGTAG
- the dusB gene encoding tRNA dihydrouridine synthase DusB has product MEDVSDPPFRAVCKANGADLMYTEFISSEGLIRDAAKSKKKLDVFDYERPIGIQLFGSDVDTMGECARISTAAGPDLIDINYGCPVKQVACRGAGAALLRDVPKMVEMTSAVVKATHLPVTVKTRLGWDESTLNVTEVAERLQDIGIEALTVHGRTRVQMYKGDADWRLIAKIKENPRIKIPIFGNGDIDSPQKALEYKNRYGVDGVMIGRASIGYPWIFREIKHYVATGELLAPPTVEERVAMCRMHFEKSIEWKGARVGIFEMRRHYAQYFRGLEGAKQWRMRLVETDSVDEVQAILEEIAAAEPMMVG; this is encoded by the coding sequence ATGGAGGACGTGTCGGACCCACCGTTTCGGGCCGTGTGCAAAGCCAACGGCGCCGACCTGATGTACACCGAGTTTATTTCTTCAGAAGGCCTGATTCGTGACGCGGCCAAGAGCAAAAAGAAGCTCGACGTATTCGATTACGAGCGCCCCATCGGCATCCAACTATTTGGTTCTGACGTCGATACGATGGGCGAATGCGCCCGCATCAGTACTGCCGCCGGTCCCGACCTGATCGACATCAACTACGGCTGCCCGGTAAAGCAAGTCGCTTGCCGAGGCGCCGGTGCCGCCTTGCTGCGCGACGTTCCGAAAATGGTTGAGATGACGTCGGCCGTGGTAAAGGCCACGCATTTGCCCGTGACGGTAAAAACGCGCCTCGGCTGGGACGAAAGTACGCTCAACGTTACGGAAGTCGCTGAGCGATTACAAGATATTGGCATTGAAGCACTTACCGTACACGGCCGCACCCGCGTGCAGATGTACAAAGGCGACGCCGATTGGCGCCTGATTGCCAAGATCAAGGAAAATCCGCGCATCAAGATTCCCATCTTCGGCAACGGCGACATCGACTCGCCACAGAAGGCCTTGGAATATAAAAACCGCTACGGCGTCGATGGGGTCATGATCGGGCGTGCCAGCATCGGCTACCCCTGGATTTTCCGCGAGATCAAGCACTACGTTGCCACCGGCGAATTGCTCGCCCCGCCCACGGTGGAAGAGCGCGTAGCCATGTGCCGCATGCACTTCGAAAAGAGCATCGAGTGGAAAGGTGCCCGCGTAGGCATCTTTGAAATGCGTCGTCATTACGCGCAGTATTTCAGAGGGTTAGAAGGCGCGAAGCAGTGGCGGATGCGCCTCGTCGAAACCGATTCGGTAGACGAAGTGCAGGCCATTCTGGAAGAAATCGCTGCCGCTGAGCCGATGATGGTTGGGTAG
- a CDS encoding amino acid permease → MRPSALFRRKSLSALLQNPPADEDLHGSHPGEHGLERHLTVRDLTALGIAAVIGAGIFSTIGNASHDGGPAVSLLFVFTAVACAFSALCYAQFAATIPVSGSAYTYAYASFGELAAWIIGWALIMEYAVGNIVVAISWSDYFTGLMDGIGVHIPTYLTMGTQSAYAGYHAVLDLMMGGKPLTSATPAQLEAYKVWNTAPVLFGDARLVCDLPAFCITVLVTALVYIGIKESKTASNLLVLLKLTVVAVVIGVGVFYVKTANWTPFAPNGIGGVLKGVSAVFFAYIGFDAISTTAEECKNPQRDLPRAMIYALVICTVLYVIITLVLTGMVSYTELGVGDPLSFVFKKVGVDWLAGVVAVSAVFAMTSVLLVFQIGQPRIWLTMSRDGLLPKVFARVHPRFHTPSFSTIVTGLFVGIPALLLNMDLVIDLTSIGTLFAFALVCGGILIIDPRGTSNARFKVPYVNGQFLVALILIVIGGLVFSYNRNAVNEFWRTMAGEGGYDQFRHEIPMTVFLLFCVGLSVISYLRRLSLLPVLGLLTNLYLMTQLGISNWMLFGGWLIIGLALYFSYGIKNSKLNQEPASAVV, encoded by the coding sequence ATGCGCCCTTCCGCTTTATTTCGCCGCAAAAGCCTTTCTGCCCTTCTCCAAAATCCGCCGGCCGACGAAGACCTACACGGCTCGCACCCCGGCGAACACGGTCTGGAGCGGCACCTCACCGTCCGCGACCTGACGGCCTTAGGCATCGCCGCCGTAATCGGGGCCGGCATCTTCAGTACCATCGGCAACGCCTCACACGACGGGGGGCCGGCCGTGTCGCTGCTGTTTGTATTTACGGCGGTAGCCTGCGCCTTTTCGGCGCTGTGTTACGCGCAGTTTGCCGCTACCATTCCGGTTAGCGGCTCGGCCTATACCTATGCCTATGCATCGTTTGGGGAGCTGGCGGCCTGGATTATTGGTTGGGCCCTGATCATGGAATATGCCGTTGGCAACATCGTGGTGGCCATTTCGTGGTCCGATTATTTCACGGGCCTCATGGACGGCATCGGGGTGCACATTCCGACCTACCTGACCATGGGCACCCAAAGCGCCTATGCTGGCTACCACGCCGTGCTGGACCTGATGATGGGTGGCAAACCGCTCACCAGTGCCACGCCAGCCCAACTCGAAGCCTATAAGGTTTGGAATACGGCACCTGTGCTGTTCGGCGATGCGCGTCTGGTTTGCGATCTGCCTGCGTTTTGCATTACCGTTTTGGTGACAGCGCTGGTGTACATCGGGATCAAAGAATCGAAGACAGCGTCCAACTTGCTGGTGTTGTTGAAGTTAACTGTAGTGGCCGTTGTAATTGGCGTGGGCGTTTTTTACGTCAAAACGGCCAACTGGACGCCCTTTGCGCCCAACGGCATCGGGGGCGTATTGAAAGGCGTGTCGGCGGTATTCTTCGCTTATATCGGCTTCGACGCCATCAGCACCACGGCCGAAGAATGCAAAAACCCACAGCGTGACTTGCCCCGCGCCATGATATATGCACTCGTAATCTGCACCGTTCTGTATGTGATTATTACTCTGGTGCTTACGGGCATGGTGAGTTACACCGAGCTGGGCGTCGGCGATCCGTTGTCGTTTGTGTTCAAGAAGGTTGGTGTCGATTGGCTGGCGGGCGTGGTGGCCGTGAGCGCCGTGTTTGCCATGACCTCCGTGCTGCTGGTGTTCCAGATCGGCCAACCGCGTATCTGGCTGACTATGAGCCGCGACGGCTTACTGCCCAAGGTGTTTGCGCGGGTGCATCCGCGTTTTCACACGCCTTCGTTCAGCACCATTGTTACCGGTTTGTTCGTGGGCATTCCAGCCTTGCTGCTCAACATGGACCTGGTCATCGACCTGACCAGCATCGGTACGTTGTTCGCTTTTGCGTTGGTGTGCGGCGGCATCCTCATCATCGATCCGCGCGGCACTTCCAATGCCCGTTTCAAAGTGCCGTACGTCAATGGCCAGTTTCTGGTCGCCCTGATTCTGATCGTAATTGGGGGCTTGGTTTTCTCGTATAACCGCAACGCTGTCAATGAGTTCTGGCGCACCATGGCCGGCGAAGGCGGTTACGATCAGTTCCGGCACGAAATCCCGATGACGGTATTTTTGCTGTTCTGCGTGGGCCTGTCGGTAATATCTTACCTGCGCCGTTTGTCGTTATTACCGGTGCTGGGCCTGCTCACCAACCTGTATCTGATGACGCAGCTAGGCATCAGCAACTGGATGCTGTTTGGCGGCTGGCTCATCATCGGTCTGGCCTTGTATTTCAGCTACGGCATCAAGAATAGCAAGCTGAATCAGGAGCCGGCCAGCGCCGTTGTATAG
- the hemA gene encoding glutamyl-tRNA reductase, giving the protein MLHPFKAVSLSFKKAPLEIRELIALDEAACRRFLHTLHHDLGLSDLLVLSTCNRTEVYYAADRDQSPAIIEALGQLKGLADISAHYAYFDILDTYQESVQHLFEVAMGLDAQVVGDLQISNQVKMAYQWSADADAAGPFLHRIMHTVFFTNKRVQQETSFRDGAASTAYAALELVEELTTDVANPRVLVVGLGEIGADVCRHLGDSKSFSNVTICNRTRAKAEALAEECGVQVLDFEDLVQGMKEADVVITSIASDTPFFTREMVEHLDVLSYKFFIDLSVPRSIESDVEAVPGVLVYNIDAIQSRASEALERRLAAVPHVRAIIAESIIGLADWTKEMMVSPTIQKLKNALESIRQEEMDRFQKKMSPEEAKRMDEVTKSLMQKVLKQPVLQLKAACKRGEADQLIDLLTDLFDLERQAESAH; this is encoded by the coding sequence ATGCTTCATCCCTTCAAGGCCGTCAGCCTCTCCTTCAAGAAAGCCCCGCTCGAAATCCGGGAGCTTATCGCTTTGGATGAGGCCGCCTGTCGCCGCTTCCTACACACCCTGCACCACGATCTGGGTCTTTCGGACCTGCTCGTGCTAAGTACCTGCAACCGGACGGAAGTATACTACGCCGCCGACCGTGACCAGAGCCCCGCAATTATTGAGGCGCTGGGCCAGTTGAAAGGCCTAGCTGACATCAGTGCGCATTACGCCTATTTCGACATCCTCGACACGTACCAAGAGTCCGTTCAGCACCTGTTTGAGGTAGCGATGGGCCTCGACGCGCAAGTCGTTGGCGATCTGCAGATTAGCAATCAGGTGAAGATGGCCTACCAGTGGTCGGCGGATGCTGATGCGGCGGGCCCGTTTCTGCACCGCATCATGCACACGGTGTTCTTCACCAACAAGCGCGTGCAGCAGGAAACCTCGTTCCGAGATGGAGCCGCTTCTACTGCCTACGCCGCCTTGGAGTTGGTAGAAGAGCTTACGACCGATGTAGCCAACCCGCGCGTACTGGTAGTAGGCTTGGGCGAAATTGGGGCTGATGTTTGCCGCCACCTCGGCGACAGCAAGTCCTTCTCAAACGTCACCATCTGCAACCGCACCCGCGCTAAAGCCGAAGCGCTGGCCGAAGAATGCGGCGTACAAGTACTTGATTTTGAGGATCTTGTACAAGGCATGAAAGAAGCTGATGTGGTCATTACTTCCATTGCCAGCGACACGCCTTTCTTTACCCGCGAAATGGTTGAGCACCTTGACGTGCTGAGCTACAAGTTTTTCATCGACTTGTCGGTGCCGCGCAGCATCGAAAGCGACGTAGAAGCCGTGCCGGGCGTACTCGTCTACAACATCGACGCCATTCAGAGCCGCGCTAGCGAAGCCTTGGAGCGTCGCCTGGCCGCCGTGCCGCACGTGCGCGCTATTATTGCCGAAAGCATCATAGGCTTGGCCGACTGGACCAAGGAGATGATGGTGTCGCCCACGATTCAAAAGCTCAAAAATGCGCTGGAAAGCATCCGTCAAGAAGAGATGGACCGCTTCCAGAAGAAAATGTCGCCGGAAGAAGCCAAGCGCATGGACGAAGTAACGAAGTCCCTGATGCAGAAAGTATTGAAGCAGCCCGTGTTGCAGCTCAAAGCGGCTTGCAAACGCGGTGAAGCCGATCAGCTCATTGACTTGCTCACCGATTTGTTTGATCTGGAGCGCCAAGCTGAGTCAGCGCACTAA